The segment CACCGGGTCGTAGCCGTGCCCGCCCCAGGGGTGGCAGCGCATTATACGCTTCATGGCCATCCATCCACCCCTCAATCCGCCGTGCTTCTGCAGCGCCTCGATCGCGTACTGGGAGCACGAGGGCGCGTAGCGGCAGCTTGGCGGCAGAATACGGCTGGGGCCCCACTGCCACGCCCGCGCGATCAGGATCAGCGCCTGCTTCAACGCCCGGCGCTTTGGGGCTTGGAGCTTGGGGGTTTGCGCCGGCGCGGGGGATCGCCCCTGCCCGCCGCCGCGCGGGACAGCGCGAGGGCGAGTTCCTCGCGGAGCAGGGCAAAGTCGCGCTCCACCCCCCCATCGCGGCCGATCAGCACATGGTCGTGATCGGCGAGACCGGCGGAGGGCAACGCCGCGCGCAGCAATTCGCGGAAGCGCCGCTTCATCCGATTGCGGACCACCGCGTTGCCGATCTTCTTGGTGACGGTGACCCCGAACCGCGTTCCGCGCCCGCCATTGGGATGCGCCAGCAGCACAAACCCCGGCCGCGCCACGCGGATGCCGCGATTCGCGCTGATGAAATCGGCCCGCTTGCGGATGATCTCGACGGTCATATCAAGCGATATAGGTGGCTAATACACCGGCGCAACGGGGCGCACTAAAACGGGCTCCCGGCCAGGGAGCCCGCAAGGCCGAACGGCCGCCCGCAACAGCCCCGAAGGAACAGCAGCGAGGACGAGCGCGCGGAGGCGCGCCCGAATAGATGTCAGGCGCAGAGCTTCTTGCGGCCGCGCGCGCGACGGGCGCGCAGGATATTGCGCCCACCGGGGGTCGCCTTGCGGGCGAAGAAACCGTGGCGACGGGCGCGCACGAGATTGCTGGGCTGGAATGTCCGCTTCATCGGATCCTCGGATGTCTAAATGCAAAGGGCCCCCACGCGGGAGGCCCGTCAGGTGGGCGCCACTATGGGAAGCGGCGGTCCAAGTCAAGATAGGCGATCGCCGGCGCGGAGCCCGCAGTCGGCGCGGTTGTCGCCGTGCCGCCCGGCTGCCCCTCGCCCACCCATTCGCGCATGTCCTGTGCGGTGAGCCAGCGGGCGGTGTCATTCGGTACGGCGTTGGTCATGTCGTAGAACGCCTGCGGCCGCGCCAGGCCCATCTCACGGTAGTAATCGAGGTAGGCGCGGTTGACCGGCGAATCCGCGCCGTAGTCGCCCGGACCCAGCCCGTCGCTGTCCCGCCACGCATGGACCGCGAACTCCGCCCCATCGTCGATCGCGCGGGTCCGTCCGGCCAGGAACAGCTCGACCGCGCCTGAGCGAACCGAACCGCCTGCTGGCACGTGCGTGGCGATACCCGCGGCGCGGATCATCCGGCCCAGCCGCAGGTTGGCGCCGTCATCGTCGGTTCCGGGGCACTCGACCATTTCAAGCACGGCGATGTCCGGGTGATCGCGCAGCAAGGCGGCGAAATAGTCAGGCGAGGCGCCATCGGTCGCTTCGACCAGCGCAGCGCGGCGCCCGTCGATCACGCGGAACGGCCCATATGCCGGCCCCTGGGCGAGCGCGGCGGCGCGGGCGGCGACCAGCCGCTCGGCACCTGCGTCCACCCATTCCTCTACCGTGACCGTGTGACGGACGACGAAGCTTTGCGCGTGGCCGGGCGCCGCGAACATCGCGAACAGGCTGGCGGCAAGGATCGCGGACCGGCGCATCGGACTCAGGTGCGCCCCGCCTGCTTGCCGAATTGCCAAGAGCCATGCTTGCGAATTCGTTGACCATCCTGCGAATTCGTCGGCCGCACCGCTCGGCCACTCGACTTGGCGCCCGAATTCCGCCATCACCCGCGCCGCAGGGGGTTTCGTGGTCGCACTCGTCAGGACGGTAGCCTATCTCGGGCTGGAGGCGCGCGCCGTGGAGGTGCAGTGCCAGGTCGCGCCCGGCCTGCCGCGCTTCAACCTCGTCGGCCTGCCGGACAAGGCGGTGGGCGAAAGCAAGGAGCGGGTCCATGCGGCGCTCGCCGCCATGGGCCTGTCGCTGCCGCCCAAGCGGATCACCATCAACCTGTCGCCAGCCGACCTGCCCAAGGAAGGCAGTCATTACGACCTGCCGATCGCGCTCGCGGTGCTGGCGGCGATGGGCGTGACCGACGCCGAGCAGCTGGGTGACTGGATCGCGGTTGGCGAATTGGCGCTGGATGGCCGCATCGCCCCCTCGCCCGGAGTGCTGCTGGCGGCGATCCACGCCAGCGAACAGGAAGCCGGCCTGATCTGTCCCGCCGCGCAAGGGAGCGAGGCGCGCTGGGCGAGCGGCGTCCCGGTCCTCGCCGCGCCCGATCTCGTTAGCTTGCTCAATCATCTGAAGGGCACTCAGCGGCTGCCCGATCCGCCGGCGGGAGAGGTCGCGGAGCCGGGCTACGGCCCGGACCTGAAACAGGTGAAAGGCCAGGAAACTGCCAAGCGCGCGCTGGAGATCGCCGCGGCGGGCGGGCACAACCTGTTGATGATCGGCCCTCCCGGCGCGGGCAAGTCGCTGATGGCGAGCTGCCTGCCCGGCATCCTGCCGCCGCTGACGCCGGGCGAGGCGCTGGAAACCAGCATGGTCGCCTCGGTCGCGGGCATCCTGGAAGGCGGCAAGATCAGCCGCCAGCGCCCGTTTCGCGCGCCGCATCATTCGGCCAGCATGGCTGCGCTCACCGGCGGCGGCCTGCGGGTCAAGCCGGGCGAGGTGAGCCTGGCGCACCTCGGCATTCTGTTCCTCGACGAACTGCCTGAATTCCAGCGCGCGGTGCTCGATTCGCTGCGCCAGCCGATCGAGACCGGCAAGGTGGATGTCGCGCGCGCCAACGCGCACGTCAGCTTTCCGGCGCGGGTGCAACTGATCGCGGCGATGAACCCGTGCCGCTGCGGGCACCTCGGCGATCCGGCGCTCGCCTGTTCCAGAGCGCCGCGGTGCGCGGCGGATTACCAGAGCAAGGTGTCCGGCCCGATGCTCGACCGGATCGACCTGCATGTCGAGGTGGACCCGGTCAGCGCCGCCGACCTCGCGCTGCCGCCGCCCGCCGAAGGCAGCGCGGAAGTGGCCGCGCGCGTCGCGACGGCACGCGCGATCCAGACCGCCCGCGCGGGCGAGACAGGCGCGCGCACCAACGCCGAGCTGGACGGGGAGGCGCTGGACCGCTTCGCCACCCCTGACGAGGCGGGCGCCCCGGGCTGCTGATGCAGGCGGCGCAGGCGATGCGGTTGTCGGCGCGCGGCTATACCCGGATGCTGCGCGTCGCCCGCACGATCGCGGACTTGGCCGGGGCTGAGCAGATCGGCCGCATCCACGTGGCCGAGGCGTTGAGTTACCGCCGGGTCGCTCCGCGCGCCTAGACCGCGCCGCCAATCGGTCGCATGGCCTGAGTTCGCATGATCGCTGCCGAGCATACATCAGCCGATCGCGCTGAAACCCCGGCGAACGGCTCCGCGTGGCTGGCGCGGGTGGACGCGCGCTGGCCCGGGCTGCGCCGGCGCGCGGGCGGTCTGGCCTTGGCGCTGGGGATCGAGCTGGCCCTGTTCCTGGCGTTGCTTACGCTGGGCCCCGGGGCGGGCAAGCGAGAGGCTCCCGCGGCGCTGACGACAATTGATTTCGCGCCCGAACCAGTGGCTCCGGACCAGCCCCCGCAGCCCGAGCAGGAGGCACCGCCCACCGCTTTGCCCAGAGCCGTGCCCGCGCCCCAGCCCGAGA is part of the Altererythrobacter sp. TH136 genome and harbors:
- the yidD gene encoding membrane protein insertion efficiency factor YidD, which encodes MKQALILIARAWQWGPSRILPPSCRYAPSCSQYAIEALQKHGGLRGGWMAMKRIMRCHPWGGHGYDPVP
- the rnpA gene encoding ribonuclease P protein component, with the translated sequence MTVEIIRKRADFISANRGIRVARPGFVLLAHPNGGRGTRFGVTVTKKIGNAVVRNRMKRRFRELLRAALPSAGLADHDHVLIGRDGGVERDFALLREELALALSRAAAGRGDPPRRRKPPSSKPQSAGR
- the rpmH gene encoding 50S ribosomal protein L34, with amino-acid sequence MKRTFQPSNLVRARRHGFFARKATPGGRNILRARRARGRKKLCA
- a CDS encoding alpha/beta hydrolase → MRRSAILAASLFAMFAAPGHAQSFVVRHTVTVEEWVDAGAERLVAARAAALAQGPAYGPFRVIDGRRAALVEATDGASPDYFAALLRDHPDIAVLEMVECPGTDDDGANLRLGRMIRAAGIATHVPAGGSVRSGAVELFLAGRTRAIDDGAEFAVHAWRDSDGLGPGDYGADSPVNRAYLDYYREMGLARPQAFYDMTNAVPNDTARWLTAQDMREWVGEGQPGGTATTAPTAGSAPAIAYLDLDRRFP